A window of the Acidovorax sp. YS12 genome harbors these coding sequences:
- a CDS encoding multidrug efflux RND transporter permease subunit, which translates to MSQFFIRRPNLAWVTAIFILLAGLLAIPALPVAQFPDVAPPQIAIAATYPGASATTVMESVTSVIEEELSGTKGLLYFDSSSSSTGMAEITATFAPGTDPALAQVEVQNRIKKAEPRLPASVLQQGLQVEQASANFLLIYSLTYRGDDSGKNEVRLSDFAVRNINNEIRRVPGVGKVQFFGADAAMRVWVDPQKLLGYGLSVADVNAAIAAQNAQVPAGSFGGQPGTPQQELTATIAVRGTLASPQEFGQIVLRAQANGAVVRLADVARLELGQLDYSFSSREDGRKGVAAAVQLAPGANALKTAEAVKARLAELSQNFPDDIQYIVPYDTSRFVGVAIGKVLQTLAEAVVLVFLVMWLFLQNLRYTLIPTIVVPVCLAGTLAVMYALGFSVNMMTMFGMVLAIGILVDDAIVVVENVERLMAEEGLGPFDATVKAMQQVSGAIVGITLVLAAVFLPLAFMSGSVGVIYRQFSLSLAVSILFSGFLALTFTPALCATLLKPVPAGHAAPRRGFFGWFNRRFAGLTGRFAGLNQRLVRRTGRCMLLYAAIVGLLGTLYVRMPESFVPYEDMGYYIVGVQLPPGATEARTTAMVREMEDYVKSRPATDKAEFLLGYSFSGMGQNAALAFVTLKDWSLRPPEQASWFEVQAFNARFASLRDGTAMAVDPPPIDGLGNSGGFALRLQDRANLGRAALIAARDEVLQKASASPVIAYAMMENLEDAPQLRLDIDRHKAQALGVGFEAINAALSTAYGSAVINEFPNAGRLQRVVVQADVGARARPEDLLRLHVPNAQGGQVPLASFATLAWESGPVQISRYNGYPAFRIAGDAKPGYTTGQAMAELERIMAGLPRGIGYEWTALSYQERAAGAQAPRLFALAILVVFLLLVALYESWSIPAAVMLIVPIGALGAVLATSAVGLANDVYFKVGLITIIGLAAKNAILIVEFAKELHAQGHTLADAACQAARLRFRPIVMTSLAFILGVVPLALASGAGASSQAAIGIGVIGGMLSATLLGVVFVPVFFVWVLSLARRKAPAVE; encoded by the coding sequence ATGTCCCAGTTCTTCATCCGCCGCCCCAACCTGGCCTGGGTGACGGCCATTTTCATCCTGCTGGCCGGGCTGCTGGCCATTCCGGCGCTGCCCGTGGCCCAGTTTCCCGACGTGGCACCGCCCCAGATCGCGATTGCGGCGACGTACCCGGGCGCTTCCGCCACCACGGTGATGGAGTCCGTGACCAGTGTGATCGAGGAGGAGCTGAGCGGCACCAAGGGCTTGCTCTACTTCGACTCGTCGAGCAGCTCCACCGGCATGGCCGAGATCACCGCCACCTTCGCCCCAGGCACCGATCCGGCACTGGCGCAGGTGGAGGTGCAGAACCGCATCAAGAAGGCCGAGCCGCGCCTGCCGGCGTCCGTGCTGCAGCAGGGCCTGCAGGTGGAGCAGGCCAGCGCCAACTTCCTGCTGATCTATTCGCTGACCTACCGGGGCGACGACAGCGGCAAGAACGAGGTGCGCCTGTCGGACTTCGCCGTGCGCAACATCAACAACGAGATCCGCCGCGTGCCCGGCGTGGGCAAGGTGCAGTTCTTCGGCGCTGACGCGGCCATGCGGGTCTGGGTCGATCCGCAGAAGCTCCTGGGCTACGGCCTGTCGGTGGCCGACGTGAACGCGGCCATCGCCGCGCAGAACGCGCAGGTGCCGGCCGGCAGTTTCGGCGGCCAGCCGGGCACGCCGCAGCAGGAGCTGACGGCCACCATCGCGGTGCGCGGCACCCTGGCGTCGCCGCAGGAGTTCGGACAGATCGTGCTGCGTGCCCAGGCCAATGGCGCCGTGGTGCGCCTGGCCGACGTGGCGCGGCTGGAGCTGGGCCAGCTCGACTACAGCTTTTCCTCGCGCGAGGATGGGCGCAAGGGCGTGGCCGCCGCCGTGCAACTGGCCCCCGGCGCGAACGCGCTGAAAACCGCCGAGGCCGTCAAGGCGCGCCTGGCCGAGCTGTCGCAGAATTTCCCGGACGACATCCAGTACATCGTGCCGTACGACACCTCGCGGTTCGTCGGCGTGGCCATCGGCAAGGTGCTGCAGACCCTGGCCGAGGCCGTGGTGCTGGTGTTCCTGGTGATGTGGCTTTTCCTGCAGAACCTGCGCTATACGCTGATTCCCACCATCGTCGTGCCCGTGTGCCTGGCGGGCACGCTGGCGGTGATGTATGCGCTGGGCTTCTCGGTGAACATGATGACCATGTTCGGCATGGTGCTGGCCATCGGCATCCTGGTGGACGACGCCATCGTGGTGGTGGAGAACGTCGAGCGCCTCATGGCCGAGGAGGGCCTGGGCCCGTTCGACGCCACGGTCAAGGCCATGCAGCAAGTGTCGGGGGCCATCGTCGGCATCACGCTGGTGCTGGCGGCGGTGTTCCTGCCGCTGGCCTTCATGAGCGGCTCGGTGGGGGTGATCTACCGGCAGTTCTCGCTGTCGCTGGCGGTGTCCATCCTGTTCTCGGGCTTTCTGGCGCTGACCTTCACGCCCGCGCTGTGCGCCACGCTGCTCAAGCCCGTCCCGGCAGGCCACGCGGCGCCACGGCGCGGCTTCTTCGGCTGGTTCAACCGCCGCTTCGCGGGGCTGACCGGGCGCTTCGCCGGCCTCAACCAGCGGCTGGTGCGGCGCACCGGGCGCTGCATGCTGCTCTATGCCGCCATCGTCGGGCTGCTGGGCACGCTGTACGTGCGCATGCCCGAATCCTTCGTGCCCTACGAGGACATGGGCTACTACATCGTCGGCGTGCAGTTGCCGCCGGGCGCCACCGAGGCGCGCACCACGGCCATGGTGCGCGAGATGGAGGACTACGTGAAAAGCCGCCCCGCCACCGACAAGGCCGAGTTCCTGCTGGGCTACAGCTTCTCCGGCATGGGGCAGAACGCGGCGCTGGCCTTCGTCACGCTCAAGGACTGGTCGCTGCGCCCGCCCGAACAGGCTTCGTGGTTCGAGGTGCAGGCGTTCAACGCGCGTTTCGCCAGCCTGCGCGACGGCACGGCGATGGCGGTCGATCCGCCGCCCATCGATGGCCTGGGCAACTCGGGCGGCTTCGCGCTGCGCCTGCAGGACCGGGCCAACCTGGGCCGCGCGGCGCTGATCGCCGCGCGCGACGAGGTGCTGCAAAAGGCCAGCGCCTCGCCGGTGATCGCCTACGCCATGATGGAAAACCTGGAGGACGCGCCGCAGCTGCGCCTGGACATCGACCGCCACAAGGCCCAGGCGCTGGGCGTGGGGTTCGAGGCCATCAACGCGGCCCTGTCCACGGCCTACGGCTCGGCGGTCATCAACGAGTTTCCCAACGCCGGGCGCCTGCAGCGCGTGGTGGTGCAGGCCGATGTGGGCGCGCGTGCGCGTCCCGAAGACCTCCTGCGCCTGCACGTGCCCAACGCCCAGGGGGGGCAGGTGCCGCTGGCGTCCTTCGCCACGCTGGCATGGGAGAGCGGCCCGGTGCAGATCTCGCGCTACAACGGCTATCCGGCCTTCCGCATCGCGGGCGATGCCAAGCCGGGCTACACCACCGGCCAGGCCATGGCCGAGCTGGAACGCATCATGGCCGGGCTGCCCCGGGGCATCGGCTACGAATGGACGGCGCTGTCCTACCAGGAGCGGGCCGCCGGCGCGCAGGCGCCCAGGCTGTTCGCGCTGGCCATCCTGGTGGTGTTCCTGCTGCTGGTGGCGCTGTACGAGAGCTGGAGCATTCCCGCCGCGGTCATGCTGATCGTGCCCATCGGCGCGCTGGGCGCGGTGCTGGCCACCTCGGCCGTGGGGCTGGCGAACGACGTGTACTTCAAGGTCGGGCTGATCACCATCATCGGCCTGGCGGCCAAGAACGCCATCCTGATCGTCGAGTTCGCCAAGGAACTGCACGCGCAGGGCCACACGCTGGCCGATGCGGCCTGCCAGGCCGCGCGGCTGCGTTTCCGGCCGATCGTCATGACCTCGCTGGCCTTCATCCTGGGCGTGGTGCCGCTGGCGCTGGCCTCCGGCGCGGGCGCGTCCAGCCAGGCGGCCATCGGCATCGGCGTGATCGGCGGCATGCTCTCGGCCACGCTGCTGGGCGTGGTTTTCGTGCCGGTGTTTTTTGTCTGGGTGCTGTCGCTGGCGCGGCGCAAGGCGCCCGCTGTGGAGTAA
- a CDS encoding efflux transporter outer membrane subunit, whose amino-acid sequence MFPRFSPRAWSALAASLALAGCALAPVQQLPEAPIPAQWPGQAAAEAVAPSAAATLDWQTFITDGRLRQLTALALEHNRDLRQTLRNVEAARALYRVERAGRLPGIDVQGSAMRQRLPGDLGGTGQAAVQSSYQAGVGLAAFELDLFGRVRSLSQAALSEYLATEEAARSARISLVAEVVQAYLARDAALRQRQLATRTLESREASLRLVAERRKAGAASALDHQEALGLADQARAERERSEREVRLAGNALVLLAGAAAWGPDLQDLPAPPDSAPVLVQDIAPGTPSELLALRPDILAAEHRLRARNADIGAARAAFFPRITLTGFLGSSSAELSGLFGAGQQAWSFAPQLSLPIFDGGRNRAGLDLAAARRDAAVAAYEQAIQAAFREVADALAATDTLRREEAARLALVERSRQALQLAQARYRAGVDDHLRYLDAQRSAFASESAWIEVSSQRQMALAGLFRVLGGGWPAEATP is encoded by the coding sequence ATGTTTCCACGCTTTTCGCCCCGGGCCTGGAGCGCCCTGGCCGCCAGCCTGGCGCTGGCCGGCTGCGCCCTGGCGCCTGTCCAGCAGTTGCCCGAAGCGCCCATCCCGGCGCAGTGGCCCGGCCAGGCCGCTGCCGAGGCCGTGGCGCCGAGCGCCGCCGCCACGCTGGACTGGCAGACCTTCATCACCGACGGGCGGCTGCGCCAGTTGACCGCGCTGGCGCTGGAGCACAACCGCGACCTGCGCCAGACCCTGCGCAACGTCGAGGCGGCGCGTGCGCTCTACCGCGTCGAGCGGGCCGGGCGCTTGCCGGGCATCGACGTGCAGGGCAGCGCCATGCGCCAGCGCCTGCCGGGCGACCTCGGCGGCACCGGGCAGGCCGCCGTGCAGAGCAGCTACCAGGCCGGCGTCGGGCTGGCGGCCTTCGAGCTGGACCTGTTCGGCCGGGTGCGCAGCCTGTCGCAGGCGGCGCTGTCCGAGTACCTGGCCACCGAGGAGGCGGCGCGCAGCGCCCGCATCAGCCTGGTGGCGGAGGTGGTACAGGCCTACCTGGCGCGCGATGCGGCGCTGCGCCAGCGCCAACTGGCCACGCGCACGCTGGAGAGCCGCGAGGCATCGCTGCGCCTGGTGGCCGAGCGCCGCAAGGCCGGCGCGGCTTCGGCGCTGGACCACCAGGAGGCCCTGGGCCTGGCCGACCAGGCGCGCGCCGAGCGCGAGCGCAGCGAGCGCGAGGTCCGCCTGGCGGGCAACGCCCTGGTGCTGTTGGCCGGGGCCGCCGCGTGGGGGCCGGATCTACAGGATCTGCCCGCGCCACCGGACTCCGCGCCCGTGCTGGTGCAGGACATCGCACCCGGCACGCCCTCCGAGCTGCTGGCCCTGCGGCCCGACATCCTGGCCGCCGAGCACCGGCTGCGCGCGCGCAATGCGGACATCGGGGCGGCGCGGGCGGCGTTCTTTCCGCGCATCACGCTGACGGGCTTCCTCGGGTCGTCGAGCGCCGAGCTGTCCGGCCTTTTCGGGGCCGGGCAGCAGGCGTGGTCGTTCGCGCCCCAGCTCTCGCTGCCAATCTTCGATGGCGGGCGCAACCGTGCCGGCCTCGACCTGGCGGCCGCGCGCCGGGATGCGGCGGTGGCAGCCTACGAGCAGGCCATCCAGGCCGCGTTCCGCGAAGTGGCCGACGCCCTGGCCGCCACCGACACGCTGCGCCGCGAGGAAGCCGCGCGCCTGGCGCTGGTGGAGCGCAGCCGCCAGGCCCTGCAGCTCGCCCAGGCGCGCTACCGTGCCGGCGTGGACGACCACTTGCGCTACCTGGACGCGCAGCGCAGCGCCTTCGCCAGCGAAAGCGCGTGGATCGAGGTGTCCAGCCAGCGCCAGATGGCCCTGGCGGGGTTGTTCCGGGTGCTGGGCGGCGGCTGGCCGGCGGAGGCCACGCCGTAA
- a CDS encoding DUF1624 domain-containing protein, with amino-acid sequence MHPPAPSRPSLRFDRVDALRGLAMVWMTVFHFCFDLSHFGLWPQDFLGDPFWTWQRTAIVSLFLLCAGMGQAIAWDQRQAWGRFRRRWLQVAAAALLVSAGSYLVFPRSYIYFGVLHGMAVMLVLARCMAGWGRWLWLAGGMALALPWAMAALLAGPWAAAAPWFDARWLNWLGLVTHKPFTEDYVPVFPWLGVMCWGLAMGQWLLRRQRAWLAAALPGPARGLALMGRWSLSYYLLHQPVMMGGLMLWLWLRG; translated from the coding sequence ATGCACCCGCCTGCCCCCAGCCGCCCGTCCCTGCGTTTCGATCGCGTCGATGCCCTGCGCGGCCTGGCCATGGTGTGGATGACGGTGTTCCATTTCTGCTTCGACCTGAGCCACTTCGGCCTGTGGCCGCAGGACTTCCTGGGCGATCCGTTCTGGACCTGGCAGCGCACCGCCATCGTCAGCCTCTTTCTGCTGTGCGCCGGCATGGGGCAGGCGATCGCGTGGGACCAGCGGCAGGCCTGGGGCCGCTTTCGCCGGCGCTGGCTGCAGGTGGCCGCGGCGGCGCTGCTGGTCAGCGCCGGATCCTACCTCGTGTTCCCGCGCAGCTACATCTATTTCGGCGTGCTGCACGGCATGGCGGTGATGCTGGTGCTGGCGCGCTGCATGGCCGGCTGGGGGCGCTGGCTATGGCTGGCCGGAGGGATGGCGCTGGCGCTGCCCTGGGCGATGGCGGCGCTGCTCGCCGGCCCCTGGGCGGCCGCGGCGCCGTGGTTCGATGCGCGCTGGCTCAACTGGCTGGGCCTGGTCACGCACAAGCCGTTCACCGAAGACTATGTGCCCGTCTTTCCCTGGCTGGGCGTGATGTGCTGGGGGCTGGCCATGGGGCAGTGGCTGCTGCGCCGCCAGCGCGCCTGGCTTGCAGCCGCGTTGCCCGGGCCGGCGCGCGGACTGGCGCTGATGGGGCGCTGGAGCCTCAGCTACTACCTGCTGCACCAGCCGGTGATGATGGGGGGCCTGATGCTGTGGCTTTGGCTGCGGGGGTGA